One part of the Lotus japonicus ecotype B-129 chromosome 2, LjGifu_v1.2 genome encodes these proteins:
- the LOC130736102 gene encoding MLP-like protein 43, translating into MKKVEDGKKLYVNGELGFFPSSSVLYNNKLHDVQNITDAIHEGKLHHGEDWHESDSVKHWTYVIDGKVTTCKENIEVLDEEKKSMTFNLFEGDVEQHYKILKINLQVIDKDDGGAIAKWSIEYEKVNENVEPPYGYLGYLTKLSKDTDDHILKA; encoded by the exons ATGAAGAAGGTTGAAGATG GTAAAAAGTTGTACGTGAACGGTGAACTTGGGTTCTTCCCATCCTCCTCTgttctt taCAATAATAAACTTCATGATGTTCAAAACATCACCGATGCAATTCATGAAGGCAAGCTGCATCATGGTGAAGATTGGCACGAGTCTGATTCTGTTAAGCATTGGACCTACGTCATAG ATGGGAAGGTAACCACATGTAAGGAGAACATTGAAGTCCTTGATGAAGAGAAAAAATCAATGACATTCAATCTCTTCGAAGGGGATGTGGAACAGCACTACAAAATTTTAAAGATCAACCTGCAAGTAATTGATAAGGACGATGGGGGTGCAATTGCTAAATGGAGTATTGAATATGAGAAGGTTAACGAGAATGTTGAACCTCCTTATGGCTACTTGGGCTACCTAACCAAGCTTTCTAAAGATACAGATGATCATATTCTTAAGGCATAG